In the genome of Tripterygium wilfordii isolate XIE 37 chromosome 19, ASM1340144v1, whole genome shotgun sequence, one region contains:
- the LOC119985547 gene encoding stemmadenine O-acetyltransferase-like: MQRLKISLSEALTQYYHFAGKFIDQTSIECNDQGAEFVEARVNCSLSDVLEQLDISQLEKLFSVDPRTLVTTKDFLVTVQADVFECGGMAIAICVTHKIVDASAYCTFVEKWAAIARDSDDGVLPDLTIASSLFPPQDCVLPTFDFPREKCVGRRFVFSPSSIEALKAKCTSTNVQRPTRTDVVVALLWKCLITTTRLLSRDSSNYLCARAVNLRWRFSPPLPKHVVGNLLASLVTLMKVEDKNDLELQSIVALLRKRMQEFKFEQGQNIFGETTSEIMDLVSKVGAHYFCVTTSCGMPLYEADFGWGKPIWINIVNLNMSNLVILNDMREGNGIEAIMYLIEEEMAVFERNHELLAFATLGHNIFEDTSRTSNSRL, encoded by the coding sequence ATGCAACGTTTGAAGATATCCTTATCGGAAGCTCTCACTCAGTACTACCACTTCGCAGGAAAATTTATAGACCAGACCTCTATTGAATGCAATGATCAAGGAGCAGAGTTTGTGGAGGCTCGAGTCAATTGTTCTTTATCCGACGTTCTTGAACAACTAGACATTTCGCAACTTGAGAAACTATTCTCGGTGGATCCTAGAACCTTGGTAACGACCAAGGATTTTTTGGTGACTGTTCAAGCCGATGTATTTGAATGTGGCGGGATGGCAATTGCGATATGCGTTACGCACAAAATTGTCGACGCAAGCGCTTATTGTACATTCGTCGAGAAATGGGCTGCCATAGCTCGAGACTCAGACGACGGTGTGCTTCCGGACTTAACCATCGCGTCATCTCTTTTTCCTCCACAGGATTGCGTTTTGCCTACTTTCGATTTTCCTCGGGAAAAGTGCGTCGGAAGAAGGTTTGTTTTCAGTCCTTCAAGTATTGAAGCACTCAAAGCAAAATGCACCAGTACAAACGTGCAACGCCCGACCAGAACAGATGTGGTGGTGGCACTACTTTGGAAATGTCTAATAACAACAACAAGATTGCTCAGCAGAGATTCAAGTAATTATTTGTGTGCTCGCGCTGTAAACTTGCGGTGGAGATTTTCTCCCCCGTTGCCAAAACATGTAGTTGGCAATCTTTTAGCGTCGTTGGTGACCCTCATGAAAGTTGAGGACAAAAACGATTTGGAATTGCAATCGATAGTTGCCCTTCTTAGGAAACGGATGCAAGAATTTAAGTTCGAGCAAGGCCAAAATATTTTTGGGGAAACAACTTCAGAGATTATGGATTTGGTAAGTAAGGTGGGCGCACACTACTTTTGTGTGACTACGTCGTGTGGAATGCCGTTGTATGAAGCTGATTTCGGGTGGGGAAAGCCAATATGGATTAATATCGTCAATCTAAATATGTCTAATCTCGTAATCTTAAACGATATGAGAGAGGGGAATGGAATTGAAGCCATTATGTACTTGATTGAAGAAGAGATGGCCGTTTTTGAACGTAACCATGAACTGCTAGCATTTGCTACTTTAGGTCACAACATATTTGAAGATACCAGCAGAACTAGCAATTCAAGGCTTTGA